The DNA window CAATAAAGATTATAAGAATTACATACAAGTGGGAATCAAAGACGGCAAAGTAGTTGGTTTATATACGAATTCAGCTTCTTGGCAGTCCAAAAAAGGAATTAAATTTGGTTCAACCGGTGCAGCAGTAAAAAAAGCCTATGGAGAACCCCTTACGTATATTCAAAAAGGAAATGTAAGATATATGTTGAATACTGATACGAAAGAAGCTAATACGTTTCTAATCGATGATGCTTATGTTACTCTTTTTTATGATCTTCATCAGAACCAAACAGTAACATCTATTTTAATTATAGAAAAGAAGACAGAGCATTCTTTGAATAGTTTTTACGGCAAAGCAAGTAATGAGTTGGTGAAAGCATATGAAATGCAGATATTTGATCTTGCAAATTCAGTACGGGTTAGAAATGGGTTAAAGCCATTTGTTTGGGATGATCAGGCAGCCAAGTCCAGTTTATTGCACAGCGAAGATATGTCAAAAAATAATTTCTTTAGCCATACCAATTTGAAAGGACAAAGTCCTTTTGACAGAATGGTGGCTCAAGGCATAAAGTATAGCCTGGCCGGGGAAAATATTGCAGCTGGTCAGACCAATGCCATTTATGCCCATGAGGGCTGGATGAATTCGGAAGGACATAGAAAAAACATTCTTGGAGCTTTTGAAAGGTTGGGAGTAGGCGTATGTTTTGGGGGAGAGTATAAAATATATTATACACAAAACTTTTATACCCCCAGATAATATCTACGAGT is part of the Defluviitalea raffinosedens genome and encodes:
- a CDS encoding CAP-associated domain-containing protein, which encodes MKRFKDFILGFSIAAILFSVSDVNAADVLKNIQVFFKDMPVYVEGIRAELTQKPMLYNGTTYLPMRTVAQILGKNVLYDEKTGSIYIYSEGNEPVINMNQQKESNKVNDAEFVLYNIKIGDNKEHVINELGNPDRQDASEYGFTWFIYNKDYKNYIQVGIKDGKVVGLYTNSASWQSKKGIKFGSTGAAVKKAYGEPLTYIQKGNVRYMLNTDTKEANTFLIDDAYVTLFYDLHQNQTVTSILIIEKKTEHSLNSFYGKASNELVKAYEMQIFDLANSVRVRNGLKPFVWDDQAAKSSLLHSEDMSKNNFFSHTNLKGQSPFDRMVAQGIKYSLAGENIAAGQTNAIYAHEGWMNSEGHRKNILGAFERLGVGVCFGGEYKIYYTQNFYTPR